CGGGGAGGACGGCGAGTGCGAGTGTCCCAGCAATCCCGGCGGAGACACCGGGGAGATAGCCAACGAACGCGCCGCCACCCGTCCCGGCGAGGACACTCCGGAGCACTGCCTGCGGCGACGTACCGAGCGTCGTATCACCCTGTGGCGGGACACCAGCGCCATCTCGTGCATCGAGGAGTACGGGCACGCCAAACAGCCCCGCCAAGAGCGGGGCCAACACGCCGCCGACAGGGAGCGGTCCGGCGAAGGGTCTCCCAAGGACAGCGAGACCCACCCCCGTCGCTGTGGCGATGGTCACCCCCGCAGCGAGTTTCGCGCGCGCCGTCGGTTCCGTCCAGACGAGGGCGGCCACGATAGCACCGAGTGCCATCCACAGGTTGTCGCGGACGAGGGGGTAGACGTGGACCGTGGCTTCAGTTATCGGGACGGCAACAGGCACGGCGAGACAGAGTGCGGCACCGCTTCCGAGCGCCGACAGTCGAAGTGCCTCGCGTCCTCGTCCACCCAAGACGAGTCGATGACCCGGCAGTGCACCGGGTGCGAGCGCAGCATCCGGAACGCCGAGTGCCAGCGCCGGCACCACGTCGAGGAACGTGTGGACGGTGGCCGCAGCGAGGATGGTGGCGGCAATCGCTGTGGGCGGGCCGGGAACGCTGGACGCCACG
The genomic region above belongs to Haloferax marinisediminis and contains:
- a CDS encoding tripartite tricarboxylate transporter permease, whose product is MWLTGAVGVTRSAVATSLLSTSDPTVAVAVGVAVGILLGTCSGLVPGLHANAFALVLASVASSVPGPPTAIAATILAAATVHTFLDVVPALALGVPDAALAPGALPGHRLVLGGRGREALRLSALGSGAALCLAVPVAVPITEATVHVYPLVRDNLWMALGAIVAALVWTEPTARAKLAAGVTIATATGVGLAVLGRPFAGPLPVGGVLAPLLAGLFGVPVLLDARDGAGVPPQGDTTLGTSPQAVLRSVLAGTGGGAFVGYLPGVSAGIAGTLALAVLPADDPDESARAYVTATSAATTATTVFALFALAGLGTPRTGALVALTAADLPSGLWMAVPVTIVAGTCGAVFVPVVGDHLLELVGRVDQRRLVTAVCAFLVVLSWAFAGVGGVGVLAVAAVVGFVPVRLGCRRVHLMSVLMGPLVLG